A window of Desulfobacterales bacterium contains these coding sequences:
- a CDS encoding LbtU family siderophore porin: protein MLNRSERSWCAKGKNIDRFMLFFAMVMVLWPYGLIWADDNPDDQDVKQELKIVDEEEEKEEWELSWLNQQIQPVFGEKVRLNGGLELNYQYLEPKDVDDENSDTSSDFFISTAELALRLFFNEWSKAKIVAAAEDVGQQGDKGELRLDEAIVTLKSTQFPMYFVGGRTVFPFGVFEDHLIEGTVVEDIYEIDEWGATIGFNPDFYGLDLSFSVYRNPQIPDQLNDFETHDFRTGRQQQDKFRSYIVNATLEPIEDTLMLSAFYNSEPGDGDRNQSIGGALTLNYWKFTLDAEYARALEREKGENEEENKESAGVVGLAFDVLDSLQLAARYEAFSDDTHGDQDEVLDYRIITGFNCSLSDLFDVFFITDTSLLFEYRYSKFEKEDDSEATNSQNMYQVQLVFEF, encoded by the coding sequence ATGCTGAACCGATCAGAACGGTCATGGTGTGCCAAAGGCAAAAATATCGACAGGTTTATGCTGTTTTTTGCCATGGTGATGGTTCTGTGGCCCTATGGTTTGATCTGGGCGGATGACAATCCCGATGATCAAGACGTTAAACAAGAGCTTAAAATAGTCGATGAGGAAGAAGAAAAAGAAGAGTGGGAGCTTAGCTGGCTCAATCAACAAATCCAACCGGTCTTTGGCGAAAAAGTCAGGCTCAATGGCGGTCTTGAACTGAACTATCAATATCTCGAGCCCAAAGATGTGGATGATGAAAATAGTGACACCAGTTCCGATTTTTTTATCAGCACAGCGGAATTGGCTTTGCGTCTTTTTTTTAACGAGTGGAGCAAGGCCAAAATCGTCGCTGCGGCGGAGGATGTCGGCCAACAGGGTGATAAAGGGGAATTGCGACTGGATGAGGCCATCGTTACCTTAAAAAGCACGCAGTTCCCCATGTATTTTGTGGGTGGCAGAACCGTGTTTCCGTTCGGTGTTTTTGAAGATCATTTGATTGAAGGCACGGTGGTCGAAGATATTTATGAGATCGATGAATGGGGTGCCACCATTGGCTTTAACCCTGACTTTTACGGGCTGGACCTTTCATTTTCTGTGTACCGCAACCCGCAAATCCCCGATCAACTGAATGATTTCGAAACCCACGATTTTCGAACCGGACGCCAGCAACAGGACAAATTCAGATCCTACATTGTCAATGCGACCCTTGAGCCCATTGAAGACACCCTGATGTTGAGTGCCTTTTATAACAGTGAGCCCGGTGACGGGGACCGCAACCAGTCCATTGGTGGCGCGTTGACACTAAATTACTGGAAGTTTACCCTGGATGCCGAATATGCCAGGGCGCTCGAGCGCGAGAAAGGAGAGAACGAGGAAGAAAACAAGGAAAGTGCCGGGGTGGTGGGGCTGGCGTTTGATGTGCTGGATTCATTACAATTGGCCGCACGTTATGAAGCTTTCAGCGATGATACGCACGGAGATCAGGATGAGGTTTTGGATTATCGTATCATCACAGGATTTAACTGTTCCTTGTCAGATCTGTTCGATGTCTTCTTTATAACCGACACCTCCCTATTATTTGAATATCGATATTCTAAATTTGAAAAAGAAGACGACAGCGAGGCCACAAATTCACAGAATATGTATCAGGTTCAGCTGGTCTTTGAATTTTAA
- a CDS encoding response regulator transcription factor, with amino-acid sequence MRLLLVEDDVKIAQFVTNGLKEAGFAVDHAANGEDGMHLALTEPYDIAVVDLMLPKLDGLTLIEEIRRNNINTPVLILSAKRSVDDRVKGLKTGSDDYLVKPFAFSELLARVQALIRRSTRVTAPAELNVADLKLDLDKRKVFRADQEIFLQPLEFSLLEYLMRNAGRVVSKTMIMEHVWDYNFNPQTNVVEARICYLRDKIDKNFDAKLIHTVRGVGYVLKETS; translated from the coding sequence ATGCGCTTACTACTCGTTGAAGACGACGTTAAAATTGCACAATTTGTGACCAACGGTCTCAAAGAAGCCGGATTTGCGGTCGACCACGCAGCCAATGGCGAAGACGGAATGCATCTGGCGTTGACCGAACCCTATGACATTGCCGTTGTGGATCTGATGCTGCCCAAACTTGACGGTTTAACCCTTATTGAGGAGATCCGCAGAAATAATATCAATACGCCGGTGCTAATTTTAAGTGCCAAAAGATCCGTAGACGATCGCGTCAAGGGATTAAAAACCGGCAGCGATGATTACCTGGTCAAACCGTTTGCTTTCTCTGAGCTGCTGGCGCGGGTTCAGGCGCTCATTCGACGCTCAACGCGCGTCACTGCGCCTGCCGAGCTGAATGTTGCCGATCTGAAATTGGATCTGGATAAGCGCAAGGTCTTTAGAGCGGATCAGGAGATTTTTCTGCAGCCCCTTGAGTTTTCCTTGCTTGAGTATCTGATGCGAAACGCCGGCCGGGTGGTTTCCAAAACCATGATTATGGAGCACGTCTGGGATTACAATTTCAATCCCCAGACAAATGTGGTCGAAGCCCGTATTTGTTATTTACGGGACAAGATTGATAAAAATTTTGATGCTAAGCTGATCCATACGGTTCGGGGAGTCGGATATGTTCTCAAAGAAACTTCGTGA